In Oncorhynchus masou masou isolate Uvic2021 chromosome 28, UVic_Omas_1.1, whole genome shotgun sequence, the DNA window cggtaggatagtcagttttacaagggtaagtttggcggcgtgagtgaaggaggctttgttgcggaatagaaagccgactcttgatttgattttcgattggagatgtttgatatgagtctggaaggagagtttacagtctagccagacacctaggtacttatagatgtccacatattcaaggtcggaaccatccagggtggtgatgctcgtcgggcgtgcgggtgcaggcagcgatcggttgaaaagcatgcatttggttttactagcgtttaagagcagttggaggccacggaaggagtgttgtatggcataaCCATACAATCTTCGTGAAGAGAAGTGAAAGACTTCTGCATCTAATTCTTATATTATTCAAGAATGATTAAGATAAGGACAACGAAACGTATTAAATGTAACTGTTGAAGACGATTAATTAATGaagcaacaacagagagagaaagaggtaggccAATAACATTTGGGGAAATACACTAAATGGCCATAAggatgtggacacccattcaaatgagtggattcacctatttcagccacacccattgctgccaggtgtataaaatcgtgcacacagacatgcaatctcTGTAGatgaacattggcagtagaatggcccgtactgaagagctcagtgactttcaacgtagcaCTTTCATAGGatggcacctttccaacaagtcagttcatcaaagttatgccctgctagagctgcctggtcaactgtaagtgctattattgtgaagtggcAATGTCTAGGAGCAGCACAGGCTCagtgcgaagtggtaggccacacaagctcacagaacaggacagccaagtgctgaaataaaataatgaagaCTGCATGGAAAATTCAATAAATCAGATTTTTATTAATAAAGAAAATCTGCGTTTTGTCATGTTTttctgacttctaggaagattcttACCCACTGATATCACAACATTTCTCAATTTCTCATTGTAAAGTTATTTTGAAGTAATTtctggttattattattatttattccaTGTGTGAACTACATGAAGTACATTCTCGTTTTAATATAGTGAAACTATTTTTTTAATAATTTTTTCAAAAGCAACATAGAACACATAATAGTCCAATCATAATGTAAAAGCATGTGAGATATTTCCACTCAttttggccattttctggtgttttgggGAGGAAAATTGAGTTATAGGTTTGCGTTGTAGGTTTCATGATatttgtatctaaaccaaagtagatcattttaagattgttctatacatcagttggggtctatATAAGCTTAAAAttaggtcctaaacctagcatgaaagtgcatccttgtagctgtgtgggctaatattgtcaaaatgtttgccttggtgTAAGTTGAGCCAACGGCAAGTTgtgtgttttcttcccaggcgtaatgcaaggcattatcgctggaatatgaggtaacaacagggcctaTGTTAAACGTGTAAGTAACAAGAGAATTTCCCAGGAcaaagacatatctgatattggcagaaagcttaaattcttgttaatcaaactgcactgtccaatttacagtagctattacagtgtaataataccatgctattgcttgaggagagtgcacagttttaaacttgaaaagttattaataaacaaattaggcacatgtGGGCAGTATTGATACAAATCCTTTGActgaaatgcaatggttcattggatcagtctaaaactttgcacaaatattggccaaaatctaaattgcagctGGGCTGGAATAACTACATTTTGGCCTTCCTCTTGCATTTCAAGGTTAATGgtacaaaacaaatacaaaataacatttttttttctttgtattatcttttaccatatCTATTATgtcatattctcctacattcctttcacatttccacaatctTTAAAGGGTTTCCTTTGAAATAGTACCAATAATATGcctatccttgcttcagggcctgagttacaggcagttagagttgggtatgtcattttaggtgaaaattgaaaaaaagagtTGGATTCTTAAGAGGTTCTTCTTATGTCCAGAGACTTACCCCAAGAGACCACttttttggacaagctatgtttttAAAACCATAATGTTTACattaattctgattatttccaggggtCCACAACATCTTAAAATATATGttgatatctttgttagaaagaatactacaTGACGGAgttgtcacgctctgacctttatttctgttgtttttgtcattatttagtatggtcagggcgtgagttggggtgggcagtctatgtttgtttttctatgatttggggatttctatctTTCGGcagagtatggttctcaatcagaggcaggtgtcattagttgtctctgattgagaatcatacttaggtaccctgggtttcactgtttgtttgtgggtgattgtctatgttgattgcttgtaTCATCACAGTTCTCATTTAGCTTCAcagtcgtttattgttttgtatagtgtgtttcagtgttttctttattaaatttcatcatgaacacataccacgccgcattttggtcctccgatccttctcgcctctcttcttcagatgaagaggaggacgccCGTGACAGGAGTAATGCTGATGCCAAATTCACATGCTATCGGAGCTCCTAGTTCCCAGTGGGAAAGTTCACTTGAACAACCCTCCATGTCGGAATAACAAGTGGGAAAATGTAGTTAACCGCCCTCAGCTTCTGGCCAGAGCATATATCACATGCCACATCCACGGGCCCAGCGTAGCCCAGAGCAGGGACGGCAGGACTGAAGCCTGCCTGCTGGAGCTCGTGGAGCACCTTGGCCAAGGCTGCGTTAGTGTAGAGCACAGGCTTGGCTCTGAATCTCTTATTGCACTGGGGGCACACATAGTTTCCTGCATGGCCGGGCTGGGCCCAGTGTGTACTGATACACTGCCTGCAGTAACTGTGTCCACAGGGAATGGAGACCAGGTTCGTCATCACATCTGAACACAAAGGGCATCTGAAATGATGAACAGTCAGCAAActggccctgagagagagagagacacagacagacatagttAACTGTGTATTGCCTTCCTTCAAAACGGTCAACCTGGTCGCACCAATtaacattatattatatttttttagGTTCTTCCATGTCACATGGTGTGATACGATCCTCCATGTCACATGATATGATACGTTCCTCTATGGCTGCGTTTCAAACACGTAAAAGACACCCTCACTTTATGCCCTTCGGGAATCTCACGCGGCCATCTTTTCCGTCGGTCCAAAGAATTAGCCAAGCAAAGGAAGTTGGCAacgtaagcccctcagccctcgtttGTGATCGAGTGTGCTGTCCTGAAACgccccataattcaatttgcgatgattgtacatccgctaagaaaagtAATCTGAAACTTAAAACCAACATCAATatggagaagtcaacatacaaATGTAAGTAAAAACAGTCAGAAATTGTGCTCCTGATgcacatgacggcacaaacaCGTATCGTAAAAGTaatgatgtttttgtttggttagcttttggaaaCGTTAGCTAGCTCATATAACTTTCCCTCACATCACGCTTATACGTTGTAATTTTCCATTTGACCTGATATCGTTTGGAGTATTCGATGTCTGCGGATGCTTTGTCTTCCAGCCTAGATATGAAAAgcaatcataattgactgtaACACACACAACAGCTATCGGTTTTTCCATGATAACTGAAAACACAACTGTAGGATGAACAAGTGACAAATTTCTGGGCATTGGTGGTCCATTTAAAATGAATTAATTCTTCCCTCGCTCCTTGCCCTGCAACTGTCAACTCATCATATGTTATGATACGTCATCAGAAGTATCCACTTAATTTGAGGACTGAGGGGAGAGGGTTTTACGTGTTCGGAATGCAGCCCATGTCACATGATATGATATGTTCCTCCATGTCACATGACATGATACATCCCTCCATGTCTCATGATATGATACGTTCCTCCATGTCACATGATATGATACGTTCCTCCATGTCACATGACATGATACATCCCTCCATGTCACATGATGCGGATTCATATGATAGAGCTGATTATATTATTTTGGTGTGAACAGACCATTTGTGCTCAAAAAACGTGTACTATCCTATATCTAGTTGGTGCGACCGGGCTGAAACTATGTAGTGTTGCAGTCTGGGCTTTTTCAAACCTCTCACCTTAGATCCGGGGGCTTGGTTTCTCCTCTGAAGTGAATGGGTTCACACATTGACCTGTTAATCTTCATAGACAGGCAGCTGAGACAAGGTGACTCAACTCTCTCCTCCTTGACACTACAATTCAGACAATATTGTTATCACATATCACAAGGTTTTGTTTTAAGCAACTAATGTTTGATTCAGAGATGTTTTATAATCCGTAGTGTAACATTAATTTATGGGATAGTAAAGGTTTATGGGTTGGTTGTAATTCTGGACTATAATCAGTGGTAAAACTGAACTTTGCTCAGGGTTTAGCCTCAGATAGTTGTACATGATTGATGGATTTGATTAATTGATACATTTTATTATTGCATCATCagcatttaaaaaattaaaaatatacctttatttaactcggcaagtcagttaagaacaaattcttatttacaatgacggcctaccggggaacagtgggttaactccctttttcaggggcagaacgtcagatttttaccttgtcagctcggggatttgatccagcaacattTTGGTTTCTGGCTCgaaacactaggctaccttcccGGAGGATGCCCCTCCCACATGGGCTTATAAGACATTGTATTTGCTGTAGCTAAATGAAATAATTATGTCTATATgtgcacacttacacacacacatacatatatatatatatacatatatacatatatacatatatatatatgtatatatatatatacatatatacatatatatatatatatatatatatatgcatatatatatatatatatatatatatatatatatatattcagttgaagtctgaagtttacatacactttagccaaatacatttaaactcagtttttcacaattcctgatatttaatcctggtaaaaattccctgttttaggtcactatggatcaccactttattttaagaatgtgaaatgtcagaataatagtaaagataattatttattttagcttttatttctttcatcacattcccagtgggtcagaagtttacatacactcaattagtatttggtaatgttgcctttacattgtttaacttgggtcaaatgtttcaggtagccttccacaagcttcccacaataagttgggtgaattttggcccattcctcctgagagctggtgtaactgagtcaggtttgtaggcctcctttctcacACACGCcttttctgttctgcccacacatttctataggattgaggtcagggttttgtgatgactattccaataccttgactttgttgtccttcagtcattttgccacaactttggaagtatgcttggggccattgtccatttggaagagcaatttgcgaccaagctttaacttcctgactaatgtcttgagatgttgcatcaatatatccacataactttcctacctcatgatgccatctattttgtgaagtgcatcagtccctcctgcagcaaagcatccccacaacatgatgctgccacccccgtgcttcacggttgggatggtgttctttggcttgcaagcatccccctttttcctccaaacataacaatgatcattatggccaaatagttctatttttgtttcatcagaccagaggacatttctttgtccccatgtgcagttgcaaaccatagtctggcttttttatggcagttttagagcagtggctttttccttcctgagtggcctttcaggttatgtcgatataggactctttttactgtagatatagatacttttgtacctgtttcctccagcatcttcacaaggtcctttgctgttgttctgggattgatttgcacttttcgcaacaaagtacgttcatctctaggagtcagaacgcatctccttcctgagcggtatgacggctgcgtgttcccatggtgtttatacttgcatactattgtttgtacagatgaacgtggtaccttcaggcatttggaaattgctcccaaggatgaaccagacttgtggaggtctacaattttctttctgaggtattggctgattacttttgattttcccatgatgtcaagtaaagaggcactgagtttgaaggtcggccttgaaatgcatccacagatacacctccaattgactcaaattttgtcaattagcctatcagaagcttctaaagccatgccatcattttctggaattttccaagctgtttaaaggcacattcaatttagtgtatgtgaacatctgacccactggaattgtgatacagtgaattataagttaaataatctgtctgtaaaaaattgtttgaaaaataacttgtgtcatgcacaaagtaaatgtcctaaccgacttgccaaaactatagtttgttaacaagaaatttgtggagtggttgaaaaattagtttcaatgactcccaaactaagtgtatgtaaacttctgacttcagctgtataGATATATAAACATACGTTCATACGGCAGTGAAAAACTATTGCGAAAACAACCTTTCAAGTATTCAACTTATCTTGTTGCATCTTCCAAGCTTTGGAAATAAAATTTGCAACCAGGAATATTTATTTCCTAAATAGCCATTTAAGTTTTTCTTCATCTTTACTCCAGAAGAGTTCACGTTTTCTATGCAACATTTGGTCGAACAGTATAGCTCTTAAATCATCATATAAAGTACAGTAAACTAAGAGGTGCAGTTTATTCTCATCCCCCCTTaaaccacatacagtacatagtcaCTCTCCCTCTTCTAAGGCATTGAACCTACCTACTTCAATTGCCAGAGGCACTATCCCGGTTCTCAACTGGGCACACAAGGACTTTTGGTTTCTGGTTAGATGATAGGTGACATAAGGTCCTGGATCGTAGCTGTTTTTGATCTGGTTGTAAGTTTAGAGTTTTGGTTTTAGCCATTTTTCAGTTGAACATTTGTCTTTGTAGCTAAGGGTTAACTTGTGTTTGATCAGGTTGATATTGCATCTTAACTTGTTTCTAAATATGTGTTGTAGATCAGCTTTCTTGAATATGTAATTGACTTCCTTTCTCCAGTGGTAGTTGTGTGTTTTATCTCGGTTTAAAAACGTTTTTGTTATTCTGTCCTCTGATATATTGATAAGACGGTTCCATAACCTAATCATTTAACCCTCTGCCTCTTTTCACAGGTCTCATCCCATGTCTCCTTGAATAGCAAGGATTGGGGCAAACTTATACACTTCCCAGGAAACATTGCATGGCTCTTTTTTTGTTGTAGAGTTAGCCGTTTTAAATTCTTTAAAACCCCAGATTCCAGCAGCATAGTTCAGTGTAGGACACATACAGTATTGTACATATACCATGTAGGATAGTTAGGACGTTGTTTTTCTTTACACTGCTTTTGTAGCGTCAAAAATCTAGTCTCTTAAAATCAATAGCTTAAAACATCCTCTAATAAAATCAAACAGAGGAAGTCTTGTTATTACTCTATTAtggacagcccctctctctgactcacctccTACTCACGACTTCAGGGTCTCCCTCAAGCTCCATATCGTCTAATGTCTCTTTAAGACTATGCTGCTCAGAGAGATCTCTCAATCAGGAAGGCTACCTAGACAACACAAACATAATACATTAATACTCTATGtgcaacaacacaataacaattTCAACCTCAAAAACCTATTTACTCATACTCACTGAACTCGGTTCTTCAGCACCCTTAGTCCCCCTGATTTTCCTATGTTAATGGCGTATTCAACTTTTCAATGTCCGGAGTCAGCTGACAGATACTGTTGACAGACAGTGGCTTCATATTCAACTTTGGCATTTGAATGTCCCAAGGATCCCACATAGCACTAACCTTAAGTGAATCTAACTTTAACAACTATACCAAAAACATGAAGGGGCTTGGGGagtcattttttttcttcttggggagtctttttttcttttcttggGGAGTCATTTTTTTTCTGAACATTAAAGCCAGTCAGTCTTTCCAAGTCTAATAACAACTCTGAAATGGAATTCTTCAGTATGTTACAACTGACCTACAGATTCCTCCCTTCAGAAGATATTTAATTAGGAAAGCAGTAAAATATTTCTTGACACTACAATTTTAGACGCATTTGTTATCACATATCACACAAGGTTTTGCATAAAGCATCTAATGTTTGACTCTGAGATGTTTTATAATCAGTAGTTTAACATTAAGTTCTGGGATAGTAAGAAGTTTACGGGTTGGTTGTAATCGTGGCTTATAATCAGTGGTAAAACTAAACTTTGCTCAGGGTTTGGCCTAGTTGTAAATGTACCGTGTAGGCTAATTAGGTTGTCCCGTTCCTTTAAGCTACTTTCATAGTGTCCAAAATCCACCACTTTTCATATCAATAGCTCAGAACATGTAGGGACTTGGGGAGTCATTTTGTCTAGAACCACTCAGTCTGTCCTAAGTCTAATAACAACTTTGAAATGAACTTCTTCAGTACATAAAAACACTGCTTTGTATTTGTATCTATTACAGATCACTATTAGTggctgccaaggtagcagctactcttcctggggtccagaaaCATTAAGGCAGTActccatgttcaagaatggcctttttccctttatatatagtatgtataaactgGAAGTAGAAGTGCTGCTGTCGATAAGTTCACTTCAATTAGGGGatgggtgttagggttaggggaaaataataaaggaaagtatatattttttagaagagaaaaaaaagagaaaaaatatatatatttacagtaccagtcaaaagtttggacacttactcattcaagggttttcttatttttactattttctacattgtagaataacagtgacgacatcacaactatgaaatataacatatggaatcatgtagtaacaaaaaagtgttaaacaaatcaaaatatatattttatatttgagattcttcaaagtagccaccttttgccttgatgacagctttgcacacgcttgtaAATAAACTCTTGTAAATAAACTCTTGTAAATAAACAGGCATTTCCTTCTCAGCCACATCCTACAGTCTTACGACTAACCTTTGGGACATACTACTATttagccatttaaaaaaaaaaatagctatGGAGGTTTTATACGTTTCAAATCCTTTGGTAGACTATTCCAAAAAATGGCAGCTGAGCATAAAAAGTTTATTTCCCCATACCACTTTTAAATCTAAAACAAACAACGTTTGTTCACTCCTTCGAGTGGAATAGTTTAGGTTATCCAGTACCAAGTTAAAGTAGTACATAGGTACCCGGGGACCATACCTGGAGACCATGGcgtggcagatagcctagtggttagagcgttggactagtaaccgaaaggttgcaagattgaatcccagaactgacaaggtaaaaatctgtcgttctgcccctgaacaaggcagttaatccattgttcctaggctgccattgacaataataatttgttcttaactgacttgcctcgtaaaataaaggaaaaaatacTCTTAACAATCTTATTCACAGGACACAATTTATTCTGAGCCTCTCCTCCCCTTTGAGGCATCTAAGGCTTTCAAAGAGGGAATGGTCAAGATGTGGAAGTGCTGGCATTTTAAGAATAATCCTGACTAATTTGCTCGGAGATGTCtgcaatttattttttattatcttGGGGGCTTATTGTACCAGGAAGAGCACAAATAGTCAAAGTGGCACTGAACAAGAGCCCTTGCCAATGACCCCATTGCACTTATCCAGAAACCTAATTTTATGGTTCACTTTGGAGAAAACTTTTTGTGCCATCCTCTCCCTTGTCAGATGAGTATCTAGCACACATCCAAGATAATTAACAGTCTTATGCAGTCTTCTGCTAAGTCAGCTACTACCACCTTAAAGTCAGAGGATTTCCTTTGTTTCACTTTGGACCCAAACAAGATGGACTCTGTTTTTCCAAGCAAAGTGACAGCTTATTGTCATATAGCCATTTACTGACATTCAGAAGTTCAGCCCTGAGGGCTTTCactatcaaacgctccctaaaacatttcagcgagcaggtctttctaatcgacctggccagggtatcctggaaggatattgacctcattccgtcagtagaggaggcctggttattctttaaaagttccttcctcaccatcttaaataaccatgctccattcaaaaaaatgtagaatcaggaacactccagacctgactgcccttgaccagcacaataACATCCTGTGGAGTACTGCATTAGTATCGAAAAGCCCCCGCgacatgcaacttttcagggaagttaggaaccaatatacacagtcagttaggaaagcaaaggctagctttttcaaacagaaatttgcatcctgtactACAAACTctaaaaagttctgggacactgtaaagtctatggagaataagagcacctcctcccagctgcccactgcactgaggctagaaaACACTGTCAACAGCGATAAATccgcgataattgagaatttcaataagcacttATCTACGGCTGGCCGTGCtctccacctggctacccctaccccggtcaacagccctgtacCCCCCACTGCCACTTGCCCAAGCCTCTTCCATttatccttcacccaaatccagatagctgatgttctgaaagagctgcaaaatctggacccctacaaatcagcgcAGCGAGATAATCTGGAACCTCTCTTTCTAAAAGTATccgctgaaattgttgcaacccctattactagtctgttcaaactctttcgtatcgtctgagatccccaaagattggaaagctgccgaggTGATCCCCCTCTTCagaggagacactctagacccaaactgctacagacctatatctatcctaccctgcctttttaaggtcttcaaaagccaagttaacagacagatcaccgaccatttcgaatctcccgataccttctccactatgcaatctggtttctgagctagtcatgggtgcacctcagccacgctcaatgtcctaaacgatatcataaccgccattgataagagacaatactgtgcagctgtattcatc includes these proteins:
- the LOC135518355 gene encoding E3 ubiquitin-protein ligase TRIM68-like; this encodes MELEGDPEVVSRSVKEERVESPCLSCLSMKINRSMCEPIHFRGETKPPDLRASLLTVHHFRCPLCSDVMTNLVSIPCGHSYCRQCISTHWAQPGHAGNYVCPQCNKRFRAKPVLYTNAALAKVLHELQQAGFSPAVPALGYAGPVDVACDICSGQKLRAVNYIFPLVIPTWRVVQVNFPTGN